The DNA region CACAAGAAGTTAACCAAGAGGGGAAAGACTGCAACGAATGGCGCATTTAGACCGTTGAGGGCAGTGCTGAACTACGCAATCACTAAGAAAGCAATTAATCATAACCCTGTGGCTGTTCTCAGTGCCGGCAGGCTGTGGCACAAGGAGCGTAGAAGGACAGACATAATTCGCCCAAAGCAACTAGGCGAGTGGTTGAGTGCTGTTGATCAGCTAGAGCCAGCAATGCACAGAGTTGCATTCAAAATGTTTCTTTTCATGGGGTTTCGGATCACAGAGACTTATAAAATCCAGTGGAGTGATGTGGATCTGGATAATGGTTTGATTGTGCAAAGAGATACCAAAAACCATACAGATCATGAATTGCCTATCCCTAAAATTCTACTGCCAGAGATTGAGAGACTTAAGAGGGACGCTGTAGAGCGGTTAGAAGAGGGGGAAGAGTTATTACCGTTTATGTTCCCAGCTATAAAGCGAGATTCATTCCATGGCAGACCCAAGTTGCAGATAGCTTCCTTGAACAAGAAACTTGGTTTTCACTTCAGTCCCCATATGGCACGACACACCTTCACAACGATTTGTGAGGCTGTAGGGATACCTAAGACCATGATTGATAGGTTGACCAACCACACTATGACAAGCGATGTAACAGCTGGATATATCCACACGGAAGTTGAAACCTTGAGAGAGGCTATTAACAAAGTTGCGGACTA from Candidatus Thiopontia autotrophica includes:
- a CDS encoding integrase family protein, with the protein product MANKFNFTQSRVRAIQPPEKKGARDVYHDQGQPKLILRVSATGNKSFAVVKKDSKGATKRVTIGNFTDITVDDARNRAKDILSDLNKGIDPVEEKRLSRAKTQTLQELLDSYLEDHALESVTVTDYKRKIKWGFEEWLKKPASQITESMVLARHKKLTKRGKTATNGAFRPLRAVLNYAITKKAINHNPVAVLSAGRLWHKERRRTDIIRPKQLGEWLSAVDQLEPAMHRVAFKMFLFMGFRITETYKIQWSDVDLDNGLIVQRDTKNHTDHELPIPKILLPEIERLKRDAVERLEEGEELLPFMFPAIKRDSFHGRPKLQIASLNKKLGFHFSPHMARHTFTTICEAVGIPKTMIDRLTNHTMTSDVTAGYIHTEVETLREAINKVADYIEEQVKVSKKEENKRSESDGDESNVVQLRG